In one Rutidosis leptorrhynchoides isolate AG116_Rl617_1_P2 chromosome 8, CSIRO_AGI_Rlap_v1, whole genome shotgun sequence genomic region, the following are encoded:
- the LOC139864166 gene encoding F-box protein At5g07610-like: protein MEQSVAVHPNSRSRIYSSKTDSWSICVESFLFESFEWFHDVVYWKDAVHWIDYSDEVFHFSLDLEKPRFIEVETPKMLNGKGYLDDKLYECHDRLLLVRIIRPLSLEMDVYEMKSDYSEWSVVYHVNLDHIRNEFGGRVIRNLPKRRFFMVRAIVMGDEEDDLHFVLEVPGKLIRYNIVTTIYNEIELCEFIRHRATHDCYFMFIASLASV, encoded by the exons ATGGAGCAATCAGTAGCGGTACATCCAAACAGCAGGTCAAGG ATTTACTCATCGAAAACAGACAGTTGGAGTATATGTGTTGAGAGTTTTCTTTTTGAATCGTTTGAGTGGTTTCATGATGTTGTGTATTGGAAAGATGCAGTTCACTGGATTGATTACTCGGACGAGGTTTTTCATTTCAGTTTGGATTTGGAGAAACCTCGTTTTATAGAAGTTGAAACTCCTAAAATGTTGAACGGGAAAGGGTATCTTGATGATAAGTTATACGAGTGTCATGATCGTTTGCTTCTTGTTAGGATCATTCGGCCTTTATCACtagagatggatgtttatgaaatgaAGAGTGATTATTCAGAGTGGTCAGTTGTATACCATGTTAATCTTGATCATATTAGAAATGAATTTGGTGGAAGGGTAATTAGAAACTTACCTAAACGTCGCTTTTTCATGGTGCGAGCTATTGTAATGGGAGACGAAGAAGATGATCTTCATTTTGTTTTGGAAGTACCTGGGAAGCTTATACGATATAATATCGTCACCACGATTTACAATGAGATTGAGCTCTGTGAGTTTATTCGCCATCGTGCTACTCACGATTGCTACTTTATGTTCATTGCGTCTCTTGCTAGCGTGTGA
- the LOC139864167 gene encoding uncharacterized protein produces MASSMPQYPVFSNSSIKLTSIDTNPRRKFSSIKAQKDSDQSDPVKLALARAKAYKKAVKSDPTPKITQNPDPASDTPQSAENNDGPAPLSVAIAKENSEINNGFEQTNKVVEKKTDKKDESKISAINFVGLGFADKKQGRGLPAGLIPVSDPFPMGPDMPDVEIIVGDTSRFGNEKTSESNTTTEDQSELYKPKVSTWGVFPRPNNISKTYGGGKTIQPGEVLETAESKAAKDARTIEMIANYKRRTGLNIDPKLKAECEKDLKDGDSLMEIGKLRAALPFYERVMEKLVYQSELHGLAALQWSICLDSLNRSSEARVMYEKLQSHPNVGVSKKARQFVFSFQAMEMLKVKSSSVSKRKTGYQNFFDAFVENKNNMSLDENEVEEGATVQALPYVIFLVSPILMILVIAVQKRLA; encoded by the exons ATGGCTTCTTCAATGCCCCAATATCCAGTTTTCTCAAATTCATCAATTAAACTCACCTCCATTGATACAAATCCCAGAAGAAAATTTTCATCAATCAAGGCCCAAAAGGATTCTGATCAATCAGACCCAGTGAAGCTAGCCTTAGCCAGAGCCAAAGCTTACAAGAAAGCAGTCAAGTCAGACCCAACTCCCAAAATTACTCAAAATCCAGACCCTGCTTCAGATACTCCACAATCTGCTGAAAACAATGATGGTCCTGCACCACTCTCCGTAGCCATAGCAAAGGAAAATTCAGAAATCAATAATG GATTCGAACAAACGAACAAAGTTGTCGAGAAGAAAACTGATAAGAAGGATGAGTCGAAAATTTCGGCAATTAACTTTGTGGGCTTAGGATTTGCTGATAAGAAGCAAGGCAGGGGATTGCCAGCTGGCTTAATTCCAGTGAGTGACCCTTTTCCAATGGGGCCCGATATGCCTGACGTGGAAATCATTGTCGGGGATACAAGCAGGTTCGGGAATGAAAAAACGTCCGAGTCGAATACAACTACAGAAGACCAGTCGGAACTTTATAAGCCTAAAGTCTCTACTTGGGGAGTTTTCCCTAGACCGAATAACATTTCCAAAACA TATGGTGGAGGGAAAACTATTCAACCTGGAGAGGTGCTTGAGACAGCGGAATCAAAGGCTGCAAAAGATGCACGTACAATAGAAATGATCGCCAACTATAAACGTAGGACGGGTTTAAATATCGATCCAAAGTTAAAAGCTGAATGTGAGAAG GATTTGAAGGATGGTGACTCGTTAATGGAGATTGGGAAGCTAAGGGCCGCACTACCTTTTTATGAGAGAGTTATGGAGAAGTTGGTATACCAG AGTGAACTTCATGGTTTAGCAGCGCTTCAATGGTCTATCTGCCTAGACTCACTCAACAG ATCGAGCGAAGCTCGTGTAATGTACGAGAAACTGCAGTCTCACCCAAATGTCGGCGTAAGCAAGAAAGCAAGGCAGTTTGTGTTCAGCTTCCAG GCAATGGAGATGCTGAAGGTTAAAAGTTCAAGTGTTTCTAAACGTAAGACAGGGTACCAAAACTTCTTTGATGCGTTTGTCGAAAACAAAAACAACATGTCTTTAGATGAAAATGAAGTCGAAGAAGGTGCAACAGTTCAGGCTCTACCATATGTGATTTTTCTAGTTTCCCCTATCCTAATGATACTGGTAATTGCTGTACAAAAAAGGCTAGCATGA
- the LOC139864168 gene encoding F-box protein At5g07610-like: MDHIPGGSSQHHLIECYTKLPSSAQAVESSNDLLIEILFRVPLISIILFKSVSKRWLSILTYPIFTIRHRIQIPKLEPAAGLFIEQPGSSSVYNFVPFDIRIPITRRNLIFWSNDRQLIFLQSCHGLLLCKQINKYRSDGDCYYVYNPTINVSKKLPPCGSVHGTMKMAFDPTKSPHYKIVYVEPGNNDDVFGRRIRIHIYSSKTGN, translated from the coding sequence ATGGATCATATTCCCGGAGGTTCATCGCAACATCATCTCATCGAATGCTATACGAAACTCCCTTCATCTGCACAAGCAGTCGAATCTAGCAACGACCTATTAATCGAAATCTTATTCCGTGTACCCTTAATCTCAATTATCCTGTTTAAATCCGTATCCAAACGCTGGTTATCTATACTCACATACCCTATTTTCACTATACGACACCGTATCCAAATCCCTAAATTGGAACCTGCTGCAGGTCTCTTTATTGAGCAGCCTGGATCATCTTCAGTGTATAATTTTGTGCCGTTCGATATCAGAATTCCGATCACTAGACGTAACTTAATTTTCTGGTCAAATGATCGCCAACTTATATTTCTACAGTCCTGCCATGGGCTGCTTTTGTGTAAACAGATTAATAAGTATCGATCTGATGGTGATTGTTATTATGTATATAATCCAACCATTAATGTATCTAAGAAGCTTCCACCATGTGGCAGTGTTCATGGTACTATGAAAATGGCTTTTGATCCTACAAAATCACCTCATTATAAAATCGTTTATGTTGAACCTGGAAATAATGATGATGTTTTTGGTCGTAGAATTCGAATCCATATTTACTCTTCCAAAACAGGCAATTAG